Genomic segment of Thunnus thynnus chromosome 21, fThuThy2.1, whole genome shotgun sequence:
TGTCAATTAAAGCCTAAAATTATGTCAAGAATCTGGGTATAGTCATAGACTCTGATGTGAACAGAAACCACATGAAATCTGTTTCAAGATCAGCCTGATACAATcttaaaatataacaagaatAAAAGAATCATTCTGAGTCATTTGTTTAGGCTCATTCAAGACTTTCCGCCTTCATGCAACACCGTGAACTTCTTCAGAACTAACACTGGTTTCCAGTATATCAGTGTGTGGATGAGTAAGTCTCCTAATGTTAtcgttttcattttgtttttatgccttcatttctttcattttcatttcttatACTTTCAGTATTGCCTTAAAATTTATCATGTTCACAATTCTGTTCATTCTTTCAAAGTTTGTTCCTTTTGAAACTTAAATGTCTATACATAGAAAACACAACTGAACAGCAGCCAGgataaatagaaaataacttttatttgtCATCAATATTTGAACCATCAATGTACAAGGGAAAATTAGCAATAGCCTCTTGGACTTTGTATTGCTTTTGAAATGGAACAACATATCGTATCAGCATTTCATGATTTTGACAGATACTTTGACATACACAGAGCACCTTCATTCGATCCACAGGCACAATAAGCAAACATAAAACTGACACTTCTTACTTCTGATAAATATCCCCTTCATGTCCATGGCCATGGTGCAgccaaatgtgtgtgtacatttaacAATTccaaataatctttttttaaaaaaaaaaaaaaaaaaaaaaacagcaataatgcctcatattgcaacaGATAAGTAAATGGAGAGATGTTTGATTTATGAGCGTCTCAAAAGTGCAAAATATTGTAACACATGTGTCATCCttacaaacacagcagacacttGTAGCTGATCACTTCATGGTCCCACAGGCACTTGAGATTTTGTGCCAACTTCCGTGACACCAAACAGGCACAAGATCACAACGACAAGTCAAGTTCAGGCTGAGATGGGACAGTTCAGAGGGAGAGGTGAAAAGTGGTGTCTGagatacaaatacacacttGAGAGTAACAGAGGACCGAAAAATcacgttttgttttgtttgtttttttttgacacagtcAAAGCTACCGATCCATGTCACACTGACACaacatgacataaaaacaaacacacacacacacacacacaaaaaaatacatatttatacttttaaaaGCCTTCCCTCTCAGCAATGCATGAATATTGAGATTGTCTACACAGCTTCTGTTGAAAATTTGGTCGACCAAGTTCACACAAGTGTAAATGACATGTTTTGACGACTAGTTGCTGCCAATAAAATCAGAGGAAATTTTATAATAAATTGTGGAATGTTGTATTATGAAAATTTGTTAATTTAGGCTGAAACACCTTCAAGAAAATACAGTTAGGAGACGTGAGATGACTGAACTGCAGCTTATTGTTTTGACCACAAAACTATTTACATGAGACATTTGGCACTTGGACAAGCAAACCAATAAATTACAGCTATTCCCATAAACCAACCACACCAAGTGAGGCTTCAAAACAAACTCTACATTAGTACATTAGTGCCCTAAACATGTGAGTGGAGACATTTAGAGTATATTTATCATGCCACTGTGTTAACGCTCtactaaaaaaatgtgttatgaTAAGAAACATGATACCATGGCATTAGTGTAATgagaaattgcattttcattttcttttttggtacGTCATGACAGATATCTCCCTCTGCTGGTACCCTTAATTCACTACAGGTACAGAATTCAATTTAAACTGCTGCATTTGAGGACAAAAAGGCTAAAAATCAATCACAATTAGTCCTTTAAGAAGCAAACTAAAGCAACATTGATATTTAAGGGGACTCAAGAGGGACTaaggaaataaaatgatcaCATAAAATACAGTCATTGTTCAGATTTGGTGTCTTTTAAAAAGTGCTACGAGCTTCGGGAGGCGGGTAAAGTGATCAGCTGTCTAAAATAAGACAGAATGAGGGGAAAACACCTCTAAGAATAcctttttatttccttcataAGGCGCTTGGTGAgctaaaaaaaagagcaaaaacatgaaaaaagcgACAAACTTAATTAGCAATAATGCAGTATGTTAATATAAAGGAATGTATCCCATTATATCCTCCACATATTCAATGTGAATCAGAGCAACCTTTCAGGGCTAAAAATGAATCAGTTTGCACATCTATCTACTGTAATCATGTTTAATTATGAGCTCGAGATCATATCACTTGATTTGGAATCTCTTGTCCCCTgaaatatatatagtttttaaaaaaaaaagtatattatGAATGAACACATGATAATGACTGTGTGATCTCCTCTGACGTTCATTCTTTGTGCCACAAAGTGCTGCTAACCGGCAGAAAAACCCAGAAGTGTGTTATGTCACCTGCGTGTTATGAGAATAAACACAGCTGGGCCACGAATCTGCCAAAAAAGCTACTTAAATAGTGAAAAGTTTGACCAAAGCGACAACCGAACAGACCTCCGACAAACGTCCGTGTCTTGGTAATGATGAAGAGGGCCAGCTAGCTGCGCACAGTGATGTGGCATCAAATAGCTCTGTGAGTGTTTCAAGTTTGAGGGACTCCGTCGTCGGATCTCGTTGGATGTCATCGGTTGGTGGTAGAGTGATTGAGGGATTTTGGTGTCCACTAAGAGGAGGTAAGTGGTAATACAAGGGCGTGTGGTGGCTTACACGGGCATGTGCATCTCCGAGTACTCATCGTGACACTCGCGCTCGTCGAACTTCGGCTCTGCGTCGTCCGCATCAAGCTAGAAGAGGGGCAGAGACATCAGACTTAGGACTTTGAACACGCATGAGGGCTCCATTTTCAGGTAATTTCtcattataaatataatatcttATTACAATAACAGACATTTTCTTAAAACTATGAGGCATCAACAATGAGTTATAATCCTTGGAGTCATTTATGATGACATGTGGGTACTAGTTTAGTTTCTGTAGGTTTATAGTGTTTAGTCTATTAAGGcaatttcctacatttcccagaatgcctctCTATGACCCCTACTTGAGTAGAAATGAGCTTTTGTATTCTGACACCACTACAGTCGCACAGAAAATATCTGCTTcacaatgtttaaatgtttgtaaaaaaacagCCAATGGCGCCCCCCTGTGGTTGACTTACACAAGCCATCTCTCTGGCGTTGAAGATGCGGCGCAGCAGGAACATCTTGACAGGGACGGTGAGGATGAGGACAAATGGGAAGGCCAGCGACGCCTGAGTCGACATAACGGCCCAAAGAACAGCTAAACAAACCACCTGGATGCATGTGAACAGGTGCATGCGCAGCGTACGGACCTGGACGGAAAACAAAGTACATTCATGTGATTCTCGACAGCAttaaagtgagaaaaacaaaaactatattTCAAAAGGTTTAGTTTGATTGTAAAAGCATCACTGTTGTAACTTTAAATATTATAGTGCTGTTTTAGGAAGAAACAAATATGAGATTTTGTGGTTCACAATATAATAAGAATGCTTAAGAAGTTTACTACAGCTGAAACGATAAGTCGATTAGTCAATGAGAATAAAAGTAATCATCTGTGATTACTCGTTAATGTCGTTTagcaagaaaaaatgccaaacattttctcagatgtgaggacttttctcagttttgtgtcactgtaaattgaatatctttgctttttggttggacaaaacaagcaatctgaagatGGTAACTTCAGCATTTCCTCgcctttttctgacattttatgattattCAGTTAATAAAAGagattaattgatgattaaAACAATCTTTACTTGCAGtccaaataaaatattttcatatattttattcctccaGGACAAATTTCTCAGAATCCTGCAAATGATTGTTGGTTGTCATTGTTTCTTACACCTGAAACCTTCAATGCTTCAAAGCACACATCATATATCAGCATTAATCACAAAACGAAGGGGAGAACTTCTCACCTTGCGGACGTAGGTATGGTCCGGGTGGTACTTTGGTGGCATTAGCAGCAGCATCATACGCTCTGTTAGCTGGATACCATTGAGTGACATCACACCCATGTAAAGGAAGATACCGAACAGCACGGCCAGGGGGATCTGACGCAGCAGGTCAGCGATCACAATGGACATGcctgggagagagaggagagcacacgcggttaaaaataaaacaggaatgcCAAAAACAGCTGGAAGCATACGGGTGATGGAggattttcaaaaatattttggcTTCATTAATGGGAAACAGCAGTAATGAGATTCCAATGTCTGACACTCACCGACCATGATGGCCACCAGGAGCCCCGTCACCCTCTGCTCCTTCACCTCTTGGATGCGAGGCTTGTCTCCGGGGGCGACGGCTTTACTCATGACAGTCAGGGCGTTGACGTGGGTCACTGAGCGGACGGTCGCGGCCGCCATCCACGGCAGGCCGAACAGAGCTGAGCTGCCACCCAACACCACGATCAGCATCAGGTCCAGATGGAAACCGGATCCCTTGACGAGCATCCGCTCCTTCTTACTCACAATCAGGCTGCAGGAAGTCAGAGAAACACGCGGTTCACACGTCTTCGAACGGTGCGGCTGACTTTGTTGATGTGGTCATAGCAGACAGCCGTTTAGTCAATTAAGTTATGCTCTTTTAGATTAATGCCCTCCTGGTTTCCATCAGTGTGGTATACATTTCAATTAACACTTTGAAAAAACTCCAAAGtcatactgaaaaaagtaaatatcCCAACATGTCATTACTGAAGTTAAGATGATTTGTCGATATTCTATTGATGTTCAGTGTCATTCAAAATCTAAACTAGAGGGAGGTGAATGGTACTGGGGATATAATGGCAAATCGGGGATTATTCAGTTATATCGGTTATTCAATCAGCTGATAAAAATTCTAATTAGTTCACGTAATTGTATGATTCTGCTGTAGTGTAGCCTGTATTGCATATTTGGATGTAAATGTTATAGCaatataaactttaaaaagcAATTTATGTCCATTTTCAGTTCTCTGGAAGCTGAATGTAACGTAAATGCCCCTTAAAATTGATTGTAAAATATAGGAAAACTTGCAAATTCCTGAATTCCTGGCACTTAGTACATCATAAATGATTTTATCTGGTAATAACACCGAAAACgctgaattaattattttatattgttacaTTAATTGCTATTATGTCATCAAATATTGCAATGTAATTGTCGTTAAAGTATATTGTTCAGCAGGTTGTTACATACTATAAGAGTTCACATTAATCAAGTATTGCATCATAAGAAGCGTGACATTCACATATTCTGGGACATTTATAAGATTATCTGTCTCTATTTATCtatattattacataatattaTCTATAAATTGTGAGAAGACTACTGCacagtaaatataaatactatatacTCTAAAAACATGTGACATCAGTTTCAGGTTGTGCAGTTTAGATACAGTCAGGTTTGGTGAATGATAACTAATTTCAATCAACACAAACCAAATTAATCTTTGACTTAATGACCCAACTATCTAATAATTACAATTATAATGTTGTGTTGTTCTGATGTCATTCCTGCGTGATGTAACCGCAGCGTTACTCACGTGGTGATCTGGGTCTCcatgaagatgaggatgaaaaCCAGCAGGGCGGGCAAACAACAGGCAAACATCATCCAGATGGGGAATTCACCGTCGCTGCCCAGAGGACTGATGATCCAGCCACGTTTGTCGGGACTCGTCACAGAGAAACCACTAGGAACACTCAGTTTCTGGACAGGAGACAAGATGATGAAGGTTTGTATTGTACGTTACAGTAAACATTAGgtcaaaggagaaaacattaaGTGTGATTCAATGAGTCttacttgtgtgtatgtgtctgataTGCTGTAATCCACCAGGACCATGATGAGGATGGCAATGGGTACCCCAAAATCTCCAATAATTCTGCGAAGCTGAACACCAGAACATGGGACAGTTTCAGCAGAACTGGCTGCTACATACAGTTTATTATATCCAAAGACAATCAAAACAGTCACaaatctttatttgtttatttgcacgACACATTTCTACACTGATTGTGAAGAGCGACTGtaatttaaaactaaaattgGAGTATTTTAAGACTGAAAGTTCATTCCTAACTTCTGCAACACTAATTCCCTTTTGGTAGATGTACAAACTTGTTTATGTCACAGGAAAGGAGGAAGACAGTACAATGTGATCAAAACCTCCAGAATAGTGACTAAATGGACTTTATGGTGAGATCGTTTTGTCAACTGCTTTTTCCAAGGCCAAGAATGAAATTTCAACAAACATGGACGAGAAGTCCTTCAAATGctttgaaaaatggaaatttgaagaTCTACGATATCATGACAATTAgtcaaactccatctgctgaagaaGATGACGTGATacaatcaaaagctccagaacagctactaaaaaTCGACCTTTTGTCAAAAACTGTTTAcaagatcaagaatgaactttcaatgTCAACTTTCAAGTCCttagaaaaaatgttaatttgatCATCTACAAAGCCAAACTCCATCTGCAGAGGAAGATCATGTGTTATAATCAAAGGTATCAGAGCAGcaactaaatggaccttgtagTGACAATGTTTTGTCAActataacatttttaattgcATGATGGTATAACAGGTGGCTCAAATaagttttgattgatttttcttCATCACTTGGTTTTCACCACTTCCAAAACTTTTATGATGATGAAGGGTTTAaggacagttaaaaaaaatgatatatacAAGAAGTAATGTTGCAGGATTAGTGTGATAAAAGTAAATTTACGTCCTCACCCTTCCAGGAAAGAACGCACTGTTCTTGAACTTGCGCAGGTAGAAAGCAATGAAAAACGTTGAAGCCATGAGCACCAGAGAGAGCAGCGCGGTGTTGGGTTCGCCGATGACCTGCACCGTCACAGGAACGGTGCTGTTGCTCAGCACCACTGTGATATTTTCTGTTGAGACGTTCTCGTCCGTGCCGTTGACGGTTTTGTTAAGCGAACAGCGTTTCAGAGGGTGGTCCTTGAAAATCTGCCCGgcgacaaaaaaaaaggttcatatTAATACGCGACAGTTCAACGacagcataaacacacaaatatgtacaggaggcaaacacaaacaccttcTGCGATTAGTTTCCTTAGAAGGATTATCATGAATCACACTTTTAGGTATCACAAACACACTTGAAGGAAAATTAGATTAGCCCGTAGCCAAACGCCTTTCAAGTCTGTGCCATAAAACTCTACAAATACTGTAGCAGGCCCTTACAAAATCATAAGCCCGGATAATAGTTTAACTCTCAATCCATTAAACTTTCAAGGCCAATCAATCACAATAGATTTCAGGTTCACTTGTTAGAAAAACATACTCATTTCGACCCCGAGGTTTGAATATCATCCAAAGATTAGTCTGTTCAGTTTAGCGTCAGGGACGCAAACCCACGAGCGTGCCAACAAAAACTTTTTGTAATCAAGAGTTGTTATTTCAAGTCTCAGGCGTACCCTGCCGAGCTTGATGAAGGTCTCGCAGATGAAGATGAGGGAGATGAGGAATGAGAAGATCTCCTGGGTGAATCGGGAGACGAAACGGACCAGGAAGCTGCCCTCGAAGGCCACTGTGACGATCACGATGACGATGAGCCAAAACCCGATCCAGACGCGGCCCGTCAAGTACTCCATTTCGTTCGCTTTGCAGAACTGTGAAGACACAGAGCCAagaaacattattaaaaaaacagctttaatagTAATGACGTCAactagatttttaaaaattaaggCTGCTGTTTTTATCCAGAAACACTCAAAATGAATCGACCTTCAACTTACGCTATAAAAGGCTTCTTCAAAAACCAACAGGGGTCCAGAGAAGCCCACAACCAGTAACGGCTGCGCTCCGAGCAAGCAGAAGATCACACCCTGCACTGATGTCGACACGATCAGCTCAGAAACACCAATCAGACCTTCAGTCTTCTCACCTAGAAACAGACAGCCACAACAAAGTAACACCACAATGAACACAATAGGGTTTAAAGGTCCATCAGTAGTTTGTCAGATTAACCATCATTACAAAAACATGAGAAGGGTTTGACTCACCCAGAAGGCCTCCGAATGTTATGGCTGGAGAAAGGGCAGCAAAGTAGATAAAGATAACAGCAGCCATGCACTGACTGTTCAGGGCATCCTTGAAGTCGCTGATGTACTTCGGGTAACGGCGCCGTACGTCTCGTATCAACCCACCAAAGGGGCGTCCGGTGCGCTCTAAAGGATCATCTGACTTTTTCATAGGTGTGAGGAGGGCCACTGGGTGAGAGGAAGGGGGTAAATCAGGTTATTAACCACATTTCAAATGACAGGAAGTCATGTAACAACAGCTCAATTTTCCTTTGACAGGCCCAAAGCTTCAGGAGGAAATGATTTACCTTTTTCTTCAAGGCTCTTGGGCTCTTTGGCCAACAGtttgacctcctcctcctccctcttgcGCAGCATCTCCCTCTGAAAGCGAGCTACAGAGCGCAGGAGCTCATCGCCGCCCATTTCTGAAGGCGGCAGCACGATGCTGCAGTCCAGGAAGCTGTTGATGGCGTTCAGCAGGTCCTGCCTATCGTCTGCCAGGTAGGCTGCTTCGTGGAATTGCTGAAAggagtaaaaataaatataaatgtaattctCTTCTATACTTTTGTTGTATATCTCTTGTATGTAGGTCTGTTAGCCAGTTAATGTTCTATTCTCCTCTTAAACTGACTGATAAAATGACTTCTGGTGGATTTAGGACACAAGAAACTGACTTTCCTTCGATATCTGAGAATAGTAGGTGTTGGAGGTGTAAGAGAACATACAGTAAGGGACTTTCCTTTATGCTTGATGGGAAAATATAGTGAATTACATGAAAGAGGGTTTGGGGATATGGATCCCAAAGTGCCTTAGGTTACGTTTATTGTGTGATTTCTCTAATGGGCTGAATCAAATGCAGGAAAATCTATGAAGCTGGGGTCTTGTAGCA
This window contains:
- the slc4a2b gene encoding anion exchange protein 2b isoform X4; this encodes MSNPSAPNQITDAVASVIHSPEAPAASSLQGTPRPEEEDDGDLNKALGVQRFQQILSPSAVPDEQHHNYHEEDIEYHRHSSHHIHRPLSKLPPEGRRKKSSKKRRKDKDQKSSHVPSSGPIEEGEDEEEDEEEGTETTSAPSDSEKVKDVEFFVSDEDHVAKRGKESPSSARELDIVPQSVIGTDTEDATSTDKPASTDTSSAAPQPTPPEHTPLARVSSASRSYDLQERRRTGNMTGAEQAKYQRIPTDEIEAETLASADLDGIKSHRFEDVPGVRRHLVRKSTKGQVVHIGKDHKEPTTRSRKQDRTPHEVFVELNELTMDKNQEMQWKETARWIKFEEDVEEETDRWGKPHVASLSFRSLLELRKAISHGAVLLDLDQKTLPGIAHQVVEQMIISDQIKAEDRANVLRALLLKHSHPSDEKEHSSPFPRNISAASLGSLMAHHHSANHTHQPEPSVTDPLMGTVHAAGDTDTRIDVEKNEVQKEPTMVPGMHRSKSKHELKLLEKIPENAEATVVLVGSVDFLEQPTMAFVRLQEAVELESVLEVPVPVRFLFVLLGPPTTSMDYHQIGRSISTLMSDKQFHEAAYLADDRQDLLNAINSFLDCSIVLPPSEMGGDELLRSVARFQREMLRKREEEEVKLLAKEPKSLEEKVALLTPMKKSDDPLERTGRPFGGLIRDVRRRYPKYISDFKDALNSQCMAAVIFIYFAALSPAITFGGLLGEKTEGLIGVSELIVSTSVQGVIFCLLGAQPLLVVGFSGPLLVFEEAFYSFCKANEMEYLTGRVWIGFWLIVIVIVTVAFEGSFLVRFVSRFTQEIFSFLISLIFICETFIKLGRIFKDHPLKRCSLNKTVNGTDENVSTENITVVLSNSTVPVTVQVIGEPNTALLSLVLMASTFFIAFYLRKFKNSAFFPGRLRRIIGDFGVPIAILIMVLVDYSISDTYTQKLSVPSGFSVTSPDKRGWIISPLGSDGEFPIWMMFACCLPALLVFILIFMETQITTLIVSKKERMLVKGSGFHLDLMLIVVLGGSSALFGLPWMAAATVRSVTHVNALTVMSKAVAPGDKPRIQEVKEQRVTGLLVAIMVGMSIVIADLLRQIPLAVLFGIFLYMGVMSLNGIQLTERMMLLLMPPKYHPDHTYVRKVRTLRMHLFTCIQVVCLAVLWAVMSTQASLAFPFVLILTVPVKMFLLRRIFNAREMACLDADDAEPKFDERECHDEYSEMHMPV
- the slc4a2b gene encoding anion exchange protein 2b isoform X3; this translates as MSNPSAPNQITDAVASVIHSPEAPAASSLQGTPRPEEEDDGDLNKALGVQRFQQILSPSAVPDEQHHNYHEEDIEYHRHSSHHIHRPLSKLPPEGRRKKSSKKRRKDKDQKSSHVPSSGPIEEGEDEEEDEEEGTETTSAPSDSEKVKDVEFFVSDEDHVAKRGKESPSSARELDIVPQSVIGTDTEDATSTDKPASTDTSSAAPQPTPPEHTPLARVSSASRSYDLQERRRTGNMTGAEQAKYQRIPTDEIEAETLASADLDGIKSHRFEDVPGVRRHLVRKSTKGQVVHIGKDHKEPTTRSRKQDRTPHEVFVELNELTMDKNQEMQWKETARWIKFEEDVEEETDRWGKPHVASLSFRSLLELRKAISHGAVLLDLDQKTLPGIAHQVVEQMIISDQIKAEDRANVLRALLLKHSHPSDEKEHSSPFPRNISAASLGSLMAHHHSANHTHQPEPSVTDPLMGTVHAAGDTDTRIDVEKNEVQQKEPTMVPGMHRSKSKHELKLLEKIPENAEATVVLVGSVDFLEQPTMAFVRLQEAVELESVLEVPVPVRFLFVLLGPPTTSMDYHQIGRSISTLMSDKQFHEAAYLADDRQDLLNAINSFLDCSIVLPPSEMGGDELLRSVARFQREMLRKREEEEVKLLAKEPKSLEEKVALLTPMKKSDDPLERTGRPFGGLIRDVRRRYPKYISDFKDALNSQCMAAVIFIYFAALSPAITFGGLLGEKTEGLIGVSELIVSTSVQGVIFCLLGAQPLLVVGFSGPLLVFEEAFYSFCKANEMEYLTGRVWIGFWLIVIVIVTVAFEGSFLVRFVSRFTQEIFSFLISLIFICETFIKLGRIFKDHPLKRCSLNKTVNGTDENVSTENITVVLSNSTVPVTVQVIGEPNTALLSLVLMASTFFIAFYLRKFKNSAFFPGRLRRIIGDFGVPIAILIMVLVDYSISDTYTQKLSVPSGFSVTSPDKRGWIISPLGSDGEFPIWMMFACCLPALLVFILIFMETQITTLIVSKKERMLVKGSGFHLDLMLIVVLGGSSALFGLPWMAAATVRSVTHVNALTVMSKAVAPGDKPRIQEVKEQRVTGLLVAIMVGMSIVIADLLRQIPLAVLFGIFLYMGVMSLNGIQLTERMMLLLMPPKYHPDHTYVRKVRTLRMHLFTCIQVVCLAVLWAVMSTQASLAFPFVLILTVPVKMFLLRRIFNAREMACLDADDAEPKFDERECHDEYSEMHMPV
- the slc4a2b gene encoding anion exchange protein 2b isoform X2, encoding MSNPSAPNQITDAVASVIHSPEAPAASSLQGTPRPEEEDDGDLNKALGVQRFQQILSPSAVPDEQHHNYHEEDIEYHRHSSHHIHRPLSKLPPEGRRKKSSKKRRKDKDQKSSHVPSSGPIEEGEDEEEDEEEGTETTSAPSDSEKVKDVEFFVSDEDHVAKRGKESPSSARELDIVPQSVIGTDTEDATSTDKPASTDTSSAAPQPTPPEHTPLARVSSASRSYDLQERRRTGNMTGAEQAKYQRIPTDEIEAETLASADLDGIKSHRFEDVPGVRRHLVRKSTKGQVVHIGKDHKEPTTRSRKQDRTPHEPLPVVLYRSASRPDGFVLDMDSSQTTQYKKVFVELNELTMDKNQEMQWKETARWIKFEEDVEEETDRWGKPHVASLSFRSLLELRKAISHGAVLLDLDQKTLPGIAHQVVEQMIISDQIKAEDRANVLRALLLKHSHPSDEKEHSSPFPRNISAASLGSLMAHHHSANHTHQPEPSVTDPLMGTVHAAGDTDTRIDVEKNEVQKEPTMVPGMHRSKSKHELKLLEKIPENAEATVVLVGSVDFLEQPTMAFVRLQEAVELESVLEVPVPVRFLFVLLGPPTTSMDYHQIGRSISTLMSDKQFHEAAYLADDRQDLLNAINSFLDCSIVLPPSEMGGDELLRSVARFQREMLRKREEEEVKLLAKEPKSLEEKVALLTPMKKSDDPLERTGRPFGGLIRDVRRRYPKYISDFKDALNSQCMAAVIFIYFAALSPAITFGGLLGEKTEGLIGVSELIVSTSVQGVIFCLLGAQPLLVVGFSGPLLVFEEAFYSFCKANEMEYLTGRVWIGFWLIVIVIVTVAFEGSFLVRFVSRFTQEIFSFLISLIFICETFIKLGRIFKDHPLKRCSLNKTVNGTDENVSTENITVVLSNSTVPVTVQVIGEPNTALLSLVLMASTFFIAFYLRKFKNSAFFPGRLRRIIGDFGVPIAILIMVLVDYSISDTYTQKLSVPSGFSVTSPDKRGWIISPLGSDGEFPIWMMFACCLPALLVFILIFMETQITTLIVSKKERMLVKGSGFHLDLMLIVVLGGSSALFGLPWMAAATVRSVTHVNALTVMSKAVAPGDKPRIQEVKEQRVTGLLVAIMVGMSIVIADLLRQIPLAVLFGIFLYMGVMSLNGIQLTERMMLLLMPPKYHPDHTYVRKVRTLRMHLFTCIQVVCLAVLWAVMSTQASLAFPFVLILTVPVKMFLLRRIFNAREMACLDADDAEPKFDERECHDEYSEMHMPV
- the slc4a2b gene encoding anion exchange protein 2b isoform X1 — translated: MSNPSAPNQITDAVASVIHSPEAPAASSLQGTPRPEEEDDGDLNKALGVQRFQQILSPSAVPDEQHHNYHEEDIEYHRHSSHHIHRPLSKLPPEGRRKKSSKKRRKDKDQKSSHVPSSGPIEEGEDEEEDEEEGTETTSAPSDSEKVKDVEFFVSDEDHVAKRGKESPSSARELDIVPQSVIGTDTEDATSTDKPASTDTSSAAPQPTPPEHTPLARVSSASRSYDLQERRRTGNMTGAEQAKYQRIPTDEIEAETLASADLDGIKSHRFEDVPGVRRHLVRKSTKGQVVHIGKDHKEPTTRSRKQDRTPHEPLPVVLYRSASRPDGFVLDMDSSQTTQYKKVFVELNELTMDKNQEMQWKETARWIKFEEDVEEETDRWGKPHVASLSFRSLLELRKAISHGAVLLDLDQKTLPGIAHQVVEQMIISDQIKAEDRANVLRALLLKHSHPSDEKEHSSPFPRNISAASLGSLMAHHHSANHTHQPEPSVTDPLMGTVHAAGDTDTRIDVEKNEVQQKEPTMVPGMHRSKSKHELKLLEKIPENAEATVVLVGSVDFLEQPTMAFVRLQEAVELESVLEVPVPVRFLFVLLGPPTTSMDYHQIGRSISTLMSDKQFHEAAYLADDRQDLLNAINSFLDCSIVLPPSEMGGDELLRSVARFQREMLRKREEEEVKLLAKEPKSLEEKVALLTPMKKSDDPLERTGRPFGGLIRDVRRRYPKYISDFKDALNSQCMAAVIFIYFAALSPAITFGGLLGEKTEGLIGVSELIVSTSVQGVIFCLLGAQPLLVVGFSGPLLVFEEAFYSFCKANEMEYLTGRVWIGFWLIVIVIVTVAFEGSFLVRFVSRFTQEIFSFLISLIFICETFIKLGRIFKDHPLKRCSLNKTVNGTDENVSTENITVVLSNSTVPVTVQVIGEPNTALLSLVLMASTFFIAFYLRKFKNSAFFPGRLRRIIGDFGVPIAILIMVLVDYSISDTYTQKLSVPSGFSVTSPDKRGWIISPLGSDGEFPIWMMFACCLPALLVFILIFMETQITTLIVSKKERMLVKGSGFHLDLMLIVVLGGSSALFGLPWMAAATVRSVTHVNALTVMSKAVAPGDKPRIQEVKEQRVTGLLVAIMVGMSIVIADLLRQIPLAVLFGIFLYMGVMSLNGIQLTERMMLLLMPPKYHPDHTYVRKVRTLRMHLFTCIQVVCLAVLWAVMSTQASLAFPFVLILTVPVKMFLLRRIFNAREMACLDADDAEPKFDERECHDEYSEMHMPV